One window from the genome of Corvus moneduloides isolate bCorMon1 chromosome 9, bCorMon1.pri, whole genome shotgun sequence encodes:
- the SCP2 gene encoding non-specific lipid-transfer protein isoform X1, with protein sequence MQSRVFVVGVGMTKFSKPSEKSPDYPDMATEAGQAALADAGIPYSAVKQACVGYVYGDSTCGQRAIYHGLGLTGIPIINVNNNCATGSTALFMARQLVEGGLADCVLALGFERMAKGSLASGFADRTNPIDKHLEIMINKYGLASAPVAPQMFANAGKEHMEKYGTNPEYFARIAWKNHSHSTNNPYSQFQKEYTLDEVLHSRKIFDFLTVLQCCPTSNGAAAAILANEEFVKRHKLQPKAVEIVAQVMVTDYPSTFEDNSCMKVVGYDMTKRAAQKCFEKAGLKPTDVDVIELHDCFSVNELITYEALGLCPEGRACDLIDRGDNTYGGKWVINPSGGLISKGHPLGATGLAQCAELCWQLRGLAGRRQVPGAKVALQHNLGIGGAVVVTLLRMGFPRERSSGHIVAVPVSAAVDGFKSHLVFKEIEKRLQEEGEQFVKKIGGIFAFKIKDGPGGKEATWVVDVKNGKGSVAVNSDKKADCTITMADTDLLALMTGKMNPQTAFFQGKLKISGNMGMAMKLQNLQLQPGKAKL encoded by the exons ATGCAGAGCCGGGTGTTCGTGGTGGGCGTCGGCATGACCAAG TTTTCAAAGCCTAGTGAGAAGAGCCCTGATTATCCTGACATGGCTACGGAAGCAG GCCAGGCAGCTTTAGCTGATGCTGGGATTCCTTATTCAGCAGTGAAGCAGGCGTGTGTGGGTTATGTTTATG GTGACTCAACCTGTGGGCAGAGGGCAATCTACCATGGTCTGGGTCTAACTGGCATTCCCATCATTAATGTTAACAACAACTGTGCTACTGGATCCACTGCTTTGTTCATGGCCAGACAGCTTGTAGAAGGAG gtttGGCAGACTGTGTTCTGGCACTCGGCTTTGAGAGGATGGCAAAAGGATCTCTTGCTTCAGGT tttgcagACAGAACTAATCCTATAGACAAACATTTGGAAATTATGATAAATAAATACGGCCTAGCAAGTGCTCCCGTGGCACCTCAGATGTTTGCAAACGCTGGCAAAGAACATATGGAGAAATATG GGACAAATCCAGAATACTTTGCGAGAATTGCGTGGAAGAACCACAGCCATTCAACCAACAACCC GTATTCCCAGTTCCAAAAGGAGTACACATTAGATGAAGTTCTGCATTCTCGCAAAATTTTTGATTTCTTGACTGTCTTACAGTGCTG TCCAACATCAaatggtgctgcagctgcaatTTTGGCTAATGAGGAGTTTGTGAAAAGGCATAAGTTGCAGCCAAAAGCTGTGGAAATTGTAGCCCAGGTGATGGTTACTGATTATCCAAGCACATTTGAAGATAACAGTTGTATGAAGGTG gttgGCTATGATATgactaaaagagctgcacaaaaatgttttgaaaaagcaGGTCTGAAACCTACAGATGTTGATGTGATCGAACTTCATGACTGCTTCTCAGTCAATGAGCTCATCACCTATGAAGCTCTGGGATTGTGTCCAGAAG GAAGAGCATGTGACCTGATCGACAGAGGAGACAATACTTATGGAGGAAAATGGGTTATTAATCCCAGTGGTGGCTTGATTTCCAAGGGACATCCTCTTGGTGCCACAG GGCTGGCGCAGTGCGcggagctctgctggcagctgcgCGGGCTGGCCGGGCGGCGGCAGGTGCCGGGGGCGAAGGTCGCGCTGCAGCACAACCTGGGCATCGGCGGCGCCGTGGTCGTGACGCTCCTCAGGATGGGCTTCCCGCGGGAGCGCAG tagcGGCCATATTGTGGCTGTGCCTGTCAGTGCAGCTGTTGATGGATTTAAGTCACATCTGGTCTTCAAAGAGATTGAAAAGAGGCTCCAAGAG GAAGGAGAGCAATTTGTCAAGAAAATTGGTGGAATCTTCgccttcaaaataaaagatggTCCTGGTGGGAAAGAAGCAACTTGGGTAGTAGATGTGAAAAATGGTAAAGGCTCTGTGGCAGTTAATTCAG ATAAGAAGGCAGATTGTACAATCACAATGGCTGACACTGATTTGTTGGCACTCATGACTGGCAAAATGAACCCTCAGACA gcaTTCTTTCAAGGCAAATTGAAGATTTCTGGGAACATGGGCATGGCAATGAAACTTCAGAATCTACAGCTTCAGCCAGGCAAAGCTAAACTTTGA
- the SCP2 gene encoding non-specific lipid-transfer protein isoform X2, translating to MQSRVFVVGVGMTKFSKPSEKSPDYPDMATEAGQAALADAGIPYSAVKQACVGYVYGDSTCGQRAIYHGLGLTGIPIINVNNNCATGSTALFMARQLVEGGLADCVLALGFERMAKGSLASGFADRTNPIDKHLEIMINKYGLASAPVAPQMFANAGKEHMEKYGTNPEYFARIAWKNHSHSTNNPYSQFQKEYTLDEVLHSRKIFDFLTVLQCCPTSNGAAAAILANEEFVKRHKLQPKAVEIVAQVMVTDYPSTFEDNSCMKVVGYDMTKRAAQKCFEKAGLKPTDVDVIELHDCFSVNELITYEALGLCPEGRACDLIDRGDNTYGGKWVINPSGGLISKGHPLGATGLAQCAELCWQLRGLAGRRQVPGAKVALQHNLGIGGAVVVTLLRMGFPRERSGHIVAVPVSAAVDGFKSHLVFKEIEKRLQEEGEQFVKKIGGIFAFKIKDGPGGKEATWVVDVKNGKGSVAVNSDKKADCTITMADTDLLALMTGKMNPQTAFFQGKLKISGNMGMAMKLQNLQLQPGKAKL from the exons ATGCAGAGCCGGGTGTTCGTGGTGGGCGTCGGCATGACCAAG TTTTCAAAGCCTAGTGAGAAGAGCCCTGATTATCCTGACATGGCTACGGAAGCAG GCCAGGCAGCTTTAGCTGATGCTGGGATTCCTTATTCAGCAGTGAAGCAGGCGTGTGTGGGTTATGTTTATG GTGACTCAACCTGTGGGCAGAGGGCAATCTACCATGGTCTGGGTCTAACTGGCATTCCCATCATTAATGTTAACAACAACTGTGCTACTGGATCCACTGCTTTGTTCATGGCCAGACAGCTTGTAGAAGGAG gtttGGCAGACTGTGTTCTGGCACTCGGCTTTGAGAGGATGGCAAAAGGATCTCTTGCTTCAGGT tttgcagACAGAACTAATCCTATAGACAAACATTTGGAAATTATGATAAATAAATACGGCCTAGCAAGTGCTCCCGTGGCACCTCAGATGTTTGCAAACGCTGGCAAAGAACATATGGAGAAATATG GGACAAATCCAGAATACTTTGCGAGAATTGCGTGGAAGAACCACAGCCATTCAACCAACAACCC GTATTCCCAGTTCCAAAAGGAGTACACATTAGATGAAGTTCTGCATTCTCGCAAAATTTTTGATTTCTTGACTGTCTTACAGTGCTG TCCAACATCAaatggtgctgcagctgcaatTTTGGCTAATGAGGAGTTTGTGAAAAGGCATAAGTTGCAGCCAAAAGCTGTGGAAATTGTAGCCCAGGTGATGGTTACTGATTATCCAAGCACATTTGAAGATAACAGTTGTATGAAGGTG gttgGCTATGATATgactaaaagagctgcacaaaaatgttttgaaaaagcaGGTCTGAAACCTACAGATGTTGATGTGATCGAACTTCATGACTGCTTCTCAGTCAATGAGCTCATCACCTATGAAGCTCTGGGATTGTGTCCAGAAG GAAGAGCATGTGACCTGATCGACAGAGGAGACAATACTTATGGAGGAAAATGGGTTATTAATCCCAGTGGTGGCTTGATTTCCAAGGGACATCCTCTTGGTGCCACAG GGCTGGCGCAGTGCGcggagctctgctggcagctgcgCGGGCTGGCCGGGCGGCGGCAGGTGCCGGGGGCGAAGGTCGCGCTGCAGCACAACCTGGGCATCGGCGGCGCCGTGGTCGTGACGCTCCTCAGGATGGGCTTCCCGCGGGAGCGCAG cGGCCATATTGTGGCTGTGCCTGTCAGTGCAGCTGTTGATGGATTTAAGTCACATCTGGTCTTCAAAGAGATTGAAAAGAGGCTCCAAGAG GAAGGAGAGCAATTTGTCAAGAAAATTGGTGGAATCTTCgccttcaaaataaaagatggTCCTGGTGGGAAAGAAGCAACTTGGGTAGTAGATGTGAAAAATGGTAAAGGCTCTGTGGCAGTTAATTCAG ATAAGAAGGCAGATTGTACAATCACAATGGCTGACACTGATTTGTTGGCACTCATGACTGGCAAAATGAACCCTCAGACA gcaTTCTTTCAAGGCAAATTGAAGATTTCTGGGAACATGGGCATGGCAATGAAACTTCAGAATCTACAGCTTCAGCCAGGCAAAGCTAAACTTTGA
- the ECHDC2 gene encoding enoyl-CoA hydratase domain-containing protein 2, mitochondrial: protein MNRPHARNSLGKVFVNELFSALEQLRFDEEVRVVVFKSEVKGVFCAGADLKERAKMDDAEVGEFVRRLRNLMDEIAALPVPTIAAIDGYALGGGLELALACDLRVAASSAKMGLIETTRGLLPGAGGTQRLPRCVGIGLAKELIFTGRQIDGEQAFSMGLVNHSVPQNSEGDAAYQRALTLAKEILPQAPFAVKMGKLAINKGMEVDIASGMAIEGMCYAQNIPTKDRQEGMAAFREKRPPRFTGK from the exons ATGAACCGACCCCACGCAAGAAATTCACTGGGAAAAGTATTTGTAAATGAA CTGTTCAGTGCCCTGGAACAGCTGCGCTTCGATGAGGAGGTGCGTGTGGTGGTGTTCAAGAGCGAGGTGAAAGGAGTGTTCTGTGCAG GAGCAGACTTAAAGGAACGTGCAAAGATGGATGATGCAGAAGTTGGAGAGTTTGTTAGAAGACTGAGAAATCTCATGGATGAAATAG ctgccctgcctgtgcccacGATTGCTGCAATTGATGGCTACGCCTTGGGTGGTGGATTAGAGCTGGCCCTGGCCTGTGACCTTCGAGTAGCAG cttcaTCAGCTAAAATGGGCCTTATTGAGACCACACGAGGACTTCTGCCTGGAGCAG GTGGAACCCAGCGCCTGCCCAGATGTGTTGGAATAGGTCTTGCAAAGGAACTCATTTTCACTGGTAGACAGATTGATGGAGAACAGGCCTTCTCCATGGGGTTGGTAAATCACTCAGTGCCACAGAACAGCGAGGGAGATGCAGCTTACCAGAGAGCTTTAACTTTGGCTAAAGAAATCCTGCCCCAG gcaccatttgctgtgaaaatgggaaaactgGCAATAAACAAAGGAATGGAG gtTGACATTGCATCAGGGATGGCTATTGAGGGGATGTGTTATGCCCAG aATATTCCCACCAAAGATCGTCAGGAAGGGATGGCTGCCTTCAGAGAGAAGCGACCACCTCGGTTCACTGGCAAATAA